The proteins below are encoded in one region of Oncorhynchus nerka isolate Pitt River linkage group LG15, Oner_Uvic_2.0, whole genome shotgun sequence:
- the LOC115123390 gene encoding H-2 class II histocompatibility antigen, I-E beta chain yields the protein MSMPIAFYICLTLILFIFSGTDGYFYHRLAQCRFSSKDLHGIELIDSYVFNKAEYVRFNSTVGRYVGYTEYGVKNAKAWNSDAGILGQEQAELERVCKTGAAIDYSNILDKTVEPHVRLSSVTPPSGRHPAMLMCSAYDFYPKPIRVTWLRDGREVKSDVTSTEELANGDWYYQIHSHLEYTPKSGEKISCMVEHISLTEPMMYHWDPSLPEAERNKIAIGASGLVLGTILALAGLIYYKKKSSGVL from the exons ATGTCGATGCCAATTGCCTTCTACATTTGCCTGACCTTGATTTTGTTCATATTCTCTGGAACAG ATGGATATTTTTATCATCGGTTGGCACAGTGTCGATTCTCCTCAAAGGACCTGCATGGTATAGAGTTGATAGACTCTTATGTTTTCAATAAGGCTGAATATGTCAGATTCAACAGCACTGTGGGGAGGTATGTTGGATACACTGAGTATGGTGTGAAGAATGCAAAAGCATGGAACAGTGATGCTGGGATCCTGGGTCAAGAGCAGGCGGAGCTGGAGCGTGTCTGTAAGACTGGCGCTGCTATCGACTACAGCAACATACTGGACAAGACAG TTGAGCCCCATGTCAGACTGAGCTCAGTGACTCCCCCCAGTGGCAGACACCCTGCCATGCTGATGTGCAGCGCCTATGACTTCTACCCCAAACCAATCAGAGTGACCTGGCTGAGGGACGGGCGTGAGGTGAAATCTGATGTGACCTCCACTGAGGAGCTGGCTAACGGGGACTGGTACTACCAGATCCACTCCCACCTGGAGTACACACCCAAGTCTGGAGAGAAGATCTCCTGTATGGTGGAGCACATCAGCCTCACTGAGCCCATGATGTATCACTGGG ACCCGTCCCtgcctgaggctgagaggaataagaTAGCGATCGGTGCATCTGGTCTGGTGCTGGGAACCATCTTAGCATTAGCAGGACTGATCTACTACAAGAAGAAGTCTTCAG GGGTGCTCTAG